The DNA segment AAGGTGCCACGCAACAGAGATTCCAGCAAAACCAGCACCAAGCACGGCGTACCTTTTGATGCATAATCAAGAAACCTTTCAAAAATTCTCAAACTTTCGGACTAATAAGAGCAAGACGGAACTAACCTTAGTGGAGGACGGTTGGGAAGAGAGATAGACGCcgaagaagaagtagaagatGAGACCAAACAACGGGGGAACACAGAGGTCATGTCTTCTACCAAAATGTCTTTTAGGATTATTGGTCAGCGCAAagtatttaatttgattatttcatcTTAACCGGCAACGAACTAATCCAATTGAACCGGTCTAAGAACCATTTATACTGAACCGGTTGTTGTGCTctgtatctttttctttttgaggaTTATGAAACTTTTCAGTTTGCTCATAAGAAGAATATGAATATGGAAGTCTCTGGCCCTGTTAGAGGCATTCATGTATGAACAGAAATAACAACATTTTGATCATTCTGAATCTTTAGTGTTCTTGGACCagagtttttttatctttttctggAGTCTGGTATTTGCTTTACAGAAATCTTTACACACTTCTTATGAAACGCTAATGTTAgattaaaatatagtattagcTCATCCCTAGAGAAATAATCAATACATTAATTGGCCAACAACAGTCTCACAACCTGAGAGAACAGAAAAAACGACAACAGACAAGGAATCGTACAGAGCAAAAGGGAAGAGAACCTGTAAGGACTTATAAAAGAGCAGAAAAACTACAGACAAGCCTGCCTTGAAGACTACTAGAAGTAAGACAATGTGTGTGTTTGTGAATTTTCACAGGTAACCTTGATATAAGAAAACCGAGAATCCTTAGCTGTGATAACACTTCTGTAGCTTCTAAGTTCATGAAGAAAACTCTGTTTCTGCGATTTGAAACAAGAGTGTCAACAAACTCATGATACTTCTGTTTACACCCACAGCTCAATTGACAATGCTATTGATGTTATATAGAGCTACACGCTCAAAGTTACCTGAGTTTATCTACTGGATCCTGTGACCACATCAAACAAGCCGCAACAACTTAACCATGAGGTTCTTTCCGCAACTCCATGTGTTGGTCCCACGGAACCCTGAGAGAATATTGAGTATagtctttattatttttttggtaacataAGCAACACAATAAAAATGTGAACCAAATCAAATAGATTAACACAATAAAGGATCACCTCTTCTTCATGAGAACTGGTAGTAGCGTCAGACTCCTTGCTGACTTCAGGAGCAAGAGACGAAGCTTTTCCCTCAGTTTCTTTTTTAACAGCGGTGGTTGCACTTGAAGACGCCTGCTTAACCTCATCAGAGGCAAGAGAAACCTCAGCAGTGATCTCGTTTGGTTTAGGCAAAGAACTCTCCTCATTCTCGGCTGAGACCACTGTACCAACAGTCGCGATTTCAATCACTTTTTCGGTGTTTGGATCACTAGGAGTAGCTGAATCCATCAAACCGATACTCTCTACGATCACATTAGCAGTGATTGCTTCAGAGACAGATTCAccactctccttcttcttcttcttcttaacttCACTAGATTCATCATCCGAGCTGCTGCTGCTACTACTGCTGCTGGTAGAGTTCTTGTCATGATCACGGCTTGAATCAGCGATCTCTATCCGCTCATCAGAGTCCTTGTCGGTACTTCTGACAGAATCTTCTTCGCTCGAATCTAAAACACCGGTTTAACAAATCAAATCAGTTTCAGAGTAggcaaaacaataataaaattacagAACAAAGAAGGACTTAGTGACTGTTCCAAACCAAATCAAGAACCATCAGAGATCCACATAAATGAGCAAAAAGATACAAACTTTCAATAATAATCATGAATCTGACATAGAAAACTATAAGAAACTGAATAAAAGTAGATACCCATTTGGTTGGATCAGTGAGCACAgcaataaaaatccaaactttgaaggatctatatatatatatagagaagagACTCATCCTCGACAAACAAGAAAGGTTGCCTAAACGTGTAGTAGAGATTGAATAATTGAGATACAGAGAGACAAACAGATAGACAATAATAAAAAAGCAAAAGAGAAGGGTAGGTACTAAGTAGTGGGATGATAACTTCACCATGATTGGTGGGT comes from the Raphanus sativus cultivar WK10039 unplaced genomic scaffold, ASM80110v3 Scaffold3001, whole genome shotgun sequence genome and includes:
- the LOC108848370 gene encoding suppressor protein SRP40 isoform X2 is translated as MPPGAKKRKAAKKKQQQQQEASSTQTNLIPTNHDSSEEDSVRSTDKDSDERIEIADSSRDHDKNSTSSSSSSSSSDDESSEVKKKKKKESGESVSEAITANVIVESIGLMDSATPSDPNTEKVIEIATVGTVVSAENEESSLPKPNEITAEVSLASDEVKQASSSATTAVKKETEGKASSLAPEVSKESDATTSSHEEEGSVGPTHGVAERTSWLSCCGLFDVVTGSSR
- the LOC108848370 gene encoding suppressor protein SRP40 isoform X1, which translates into the protein MPPGAKKRKAAKKKQQQQQEASSTQTNLIPTNHGEVIIPLLNSSEEDSVRSTDKDSDERIEIADSSRDHDKNSTSSSSSSSSSDDESSEVKKKKKKESGESVSEAITANVIVESIGLMDSATPSDPNTEKVIEIATVGTVVSAENEESSLPKPNEITAEVSLASDEVKQASSSATTAVKKETEGKASSLAPEVSKESDATTSSHEEEGSVGPTHGVAERTSWLSCCGLFDVVTGSSR
- the LOC108848370 gene encoding suppressor protein SRP40 isoform X3 encodes the protein MDSSEEDSVRSTDKDSDERIEIADSSRDHDKNSTSSSSSSSSSDDESSEVKKKKKKESGESVSEAITANVIVESIGLMDSATPSDPNTEKVIEIATVGTVVSAENEESSLPKPNEITAEVSLASDEVKQASSSATTAVKKETEGKASSLAPEVSKESDATTSSHEEEGSVGPTHGVAERTSWLSCCGLFDVVTGSSR